The following are encoded together in the Pseudodesulfovibrio indicus genome:
- the rocD gene encoding ornithine--oxo-acid transaminase: protein MKSDRYILLEDEYGAHNYKPLDVVLERGQGIWVWDVDGNRYMDCLSAYSAVNQGHCHPKIKRALTDQAEKLTLTSRAFRNDQLGLLYKELCDLTNSHKVLPMNSGAEAVETAIKAVRKWGYQVKGVPEDKAEIIVCRNNFHGRTITIVSFSTDPVSTTGFGPFTPGFKVIDFGDAQALEDAVTENTVAFLVEPIQGEAGVIIPPDGYLKDIRRICSEAGIVLIFDEIQTGLGRTGKLLAEEHEGVEADLTLIGKALSGGFYPVSAVLSNTEVLGVLKPGEHGSTFGGNPLACAVARAALKVLVEEDLIGNAQRMGDYFLKGLRKIENPKIREVRGRGLLIGVEFHPEAGGARQYCERLKEAGLLCKETHQTIIRFAPPLVVTKADVDWALERIAPVLSE, encoded by the coding sequence ATGAAATCAGACAGATACATCCTGTTGGAAGACGAATACGGTGCCCACAACTACAAGCCGCTCGACGTGGTCCTCGAACGCGGCCAGGGCATCTGGGTCTGGGACGTGGACGGCAACCGGTACATGGACTGCCTGTCCGCCTACTCCGCCGTGAACCAGGGCCATTGCCATCCCAAGATCAAACGCGCCCTCACGGACCAGGCCGAAAAGCTGACCCTGACCTCCCGCGCCTTCCGCAACGACCAGCTCGGGTTGCTGTACAAGGAGCTCTGCGACCTGACCAACTCCCACAAGGTCCTGCCCATGAACTCCGGGGCCGAAGCCGTGGAGACCGCCATCAAGGCCGTGCGCAAGTGGGGCTACCAGGTCAAGGGCGTCCCCGAGGACAAGGCCGAGATCATCGTCTGCCGCAACAACTTCCACGGCCGGACCATCACCATCGTCTCGTTCTCCACCGACCCGGTCTCCACCACCGGGTTCGGCCCGTTCACTCCCGGCTTCAAGGTCATCGACTTCGGCGACGCGCAGGCCCTCGAGGACGCCGTTACCGAGAACACCGTGGCCTTCCTGGTGGAGCCCATCCAGGGCGAGGCCGGGGTCATCATCCCGCCCGACGGCTACCTGAAGGACATCCGGCGCATCTGCTCGGAGGCGGGCATCGTCCTCATCTTCGACGAGATCCAGACCGGCCTGGGGCGGACCGGCAAGCTCCTGGCCGAGGAACACGAGGGCGTGGAGGCGGACCTGACGCTCATCGGCAAGGCGCTGTCCGGCGGCTTCTATCCCGTGTCCGCCGTGCTTTCCAACACCGAGGTCCTGGGCGTGCTCAAGCCGGGCGAACACGGCTCCACCTTCGGCGGCAACCCGCTGGCCTGCGCCGTGGCCCGCGCCGCGCTCAAGGTGCTCGTGGAGGAGGACCTCATCGGCAACGCCCAGAGGATGGGCGACTATTTCCTGAAGGGGCTGCGCAAGATCGAGAATCCCAAGATCAGGGAAGTGCGCGGACGCGGCCTGCTCATCGGGGTCGAGTTCCACCCCGAGGCGGGCGGCGCGCGACAGTATTGCGAACGGCTCAAGGAGGCCGGGCTGCTCTGCAAGGAGACGCACCAGACCATCATCCGCTTCGCTCCGCCCCTGGTGGTCACCAAGGCGGACGTGGACTGGGCGCTGGAGCGGATCGCGCCGGTGCTGAGCGAGTAG
- a CDS encoding PA2778 family cysteine peptidase: protein MRDLNPGGGRWAAACLFLLLLPLVAGCALYGGVMPQVPSGAPLARVADVPFYPQDEYQCGPAALAMALTWSGLPVLPEELTASVYTPARKGSLQPDMITAARRRGRMAYPIHGADRLAAEVGASIPVVVLQNLGLSWYPVYHYAVVTGLDHEAGEVLLNSGLTRSKRTPWRVFENTWGPDFWGLVVLPPDRMPATVTEKEWLDGAVGLERAGQARSALVAYLAATNRWPASRDAWIGLGNARYSLDDKPGAAEAFRRAAEADPQSGIAFNNLAFVLGELGRMDEAVAAAKKAVSLGGPHAEDFRKTLSDLER, encoded by the coding sequence ATGCGCGATTTGAATCCGGGCGGCGGCCGTTGGGCCGCCGCCTGTCTCTTCCTGCTGCTCCTGCCCCTCGTGGCTGGCTGCGCCCTCTACGGCGGGGTCATGCCGCAGGTGCCTTCCGGCGCTCCCCTGGCCCGCGTGGCCGACGTGCCTTTCTACCCCCAGGACGAATACCAGTGCGGCCCGGCCGCCCTGGCCATGGCTCTGACCTGGAGCGGGCTGCCCGTGCTCCCCGAGGAGCTGACCGCCTCGGTCTACACCCCGGCCCGCAAGGGATCGCTCCAGCCCGACATGATCACCGCGGCCCGGCGCAGGGGGCGCATGGCCTATCCCATCCACGGCGCGGACCGGCTGGCCGCCGAGGTCGGCGCGTCCATCCCGGTCGTCGTCCTCCAGAACCTCGGGTTGTCCTGGTACCCGGTCTATCACTACGCCGTGGTCACCGGCCTGGACCACGAGGCGGGAGAAGTCCTGCTCAACTCCGGCCTGACCCGCTCCAAGCGCACGCCCTGGCGGGTGTTCGAGAACACCTGGGGGCCGGACTTCTGGGGGCTGGTGGTCCTGCCGCCGGACCGCATGCCCGCCACGGTCACGGAAAAGGAGTGGCTGGACGGGGCCGTGGGGCTGGAGCGCGCTGGGCAGGCGCGGAGCGCGCTGGTCGCCTACCTCGCGGCCACGAACCGTTGGCCCGCGAGCCGCGACGCCTGGATAGGGTTGGGCAACGCGCGCTACTCCCTGGACGACAAGCCCGGCGCGGCAGAGGCGTTTCGCCGGGCCGCCGAGGCGGACCCGCAGAGCGGCATCGCCTTCAACAACCTGGCCTTTGTCCTGGGCGAGCTGGGCCGCATGGACGAGGCCGTGGCCGCCGCCAAAAAGGCCGTGTCCCTGGGCGGCCCCCACGCCGAGGATTTTCGCAAGACCCTGTCCGACCTGGAGCGGTGA
- the rlmN gene encoding 23S rRNA (adenine(2503)-C(2))-methyltransferase RlmN, with product MHNLIELNKNDLEAFVAEDLKEPRFRAEQIWQWLWQKRVRDVEAMTNLSKPLREKLGSMAAIVWPEIARVAESSDGTIKFLLRLTDGKLIETVLIPMQDRYSQCLSTQVGCAMACTFCNTGKLGFERNLTYGEIMGQILVGRQYLADRSMNELKNLVFMGMGEPLLNLETLIKVLTDLPCERGLSLSWRRSMVSTVGFPDKLKRLGELEIALPAISLHAPNQELRAKIMPKAAQVHLNDLMAALNAYPMRPRERITFEYLLLKGVNDSLEHADQLARLIDRRKGKINLIAYNATEGMPYEAPDREQVEAFEKRLWSHGLTAFIRRSMGADIKAACGQLKAETIGE from the coding sequence ATGCACAATCTTATAGAGCTGAACAAGAACGACCTCGAGGCGTTCGTCGCCGAAGACCTCAAGGAACCCCGCTTCCGGGCGGAGCAGATATGGCAGTGGCTGTGGCAGAAGCGCGTGCGCGACGTGGAGGCCATGACCAACCTGTCCAAGCCCCTGCGCGAGAAGCTCGGCTCCATGGCGGCCATCGTCTGGCCCGAGATCGCCCGGGTGGCCGAAAGCAGTGACGGGACCATCAAGTTCCTGCTCAGGCTGACCGACGGCAAGCTCATCGAGACCGTGCTCATCCCCATGCAGGACCGCTACTCCCAATGTCTGTCCACCCAGGTGGGCTGCGCCATGGCCTGCACCTTCTGCAACACCGGCAAGCTCGGCTTCGAGCGCAACCTGACCTACGGCGAGATCATGGGCCAGATCCTGGTGGGCCGCCAATACCTGGCGGACCGCTCCATGAACGAGCTGAAGAACCTCGTGTTCATGGGCATGGGCGAACCGCTCCTGAACCTTGAAACGCTCATCAAGGTGCTCACCGACCTGCCGTGCGAGCGCGGCCTGTCCCTGTCCTGGCGGCGCTCCATGGTCTCCACCGTGGGCTTCCCGGACAAGCTCAAGCGGCTGGGCGAGCTGGAGATAGCCCTGCCCGCCATCTCCCTGCACGCGCCCAACCAGGAGCTGCGCGCCAAGATCATGCCCAAGGCCGCCCAGGTCCACCTGAACGACCTGATGGCCGCGCTGAACGCCTATCCCATGCGCCCGCGCGAGCGGATCACCTTCGAATACCTGCTGCTCAAGGGGGTCAACGACTCCCTGGAACACGCGGACCAGCTGGCCCGGCTCATCGACCGCCGCAAGGGCAAGATCAACCTCATCGCCTACAACGCCACCGAGGGCATGCCCTACGAGGCCCCGGACCGCGAGCAGGTGGAGGCGTTCGAGAAGCGGCTCTGGAGCCACGGGCTGACCGCCTTCATCCGCCGCTCCATGGGCGCGGACATCAAGGCCGCCTGCGGCCAGCTCAAGGCCGAGACCATCGGGGAATAA
- a CDS encoding deoxyribonuclease IV: MFLGSHMSIAGGLHMAFERIRRVGGTALQIFTRNQRQWKVPELTDYDAELFAMAWEQWGDYPIAAHDSYLINLASDKPDLLSRSLLAFAEELRRIEKLSVPYLVTHPGSHLGAGAEEGIRRYAANLDRAIEDSGTAGAMVLLETTAGQGTNLGSTFEELAAIIDASAHPDRLGVCYDTCHTFAAGYDIRTPEAYAATFDAFDRIIGIDRLKFFHLNDTKNEFGSHKDRHEHIGRGEIGEAGFANIVRDPRFRDIPMTLETPKDDDLQDDVRNLTLLRSLAK; this comes from the coding sequence ATGTTCCTGGGTTCGCACATGTCCATTGCCGGAGGCCTGCACATGGCCTTCGAGCGCATCCGGCGGGTGGGGGGCACGGCCCTGCAGATCTTCACCCGCAACCAGCGCCAGTGGAAGGTCCCGGAGCTGACCGATTACGACGCCGAGCTCTTCGCCATGGCCTGGGAACAATGGGGCGATTACCCCATTGCCGCCCACGACTCCTACCTGATCAACCTCGCCTCGGACAAACCCGACCTCCTGAGCCGCTCGCTCCTCGCCTTTGCCGAGGAGTTGCGGCGCATCGAAAAGCTCTCCGTGCCCTACCTCGTGACCCACCCCGGCTCGCATCTGGGCGCGGGCGCGGAAGAGGGAATCAGGCGCTACGCCGCCAACCTGGACCGGGCCATCGAGGACTCCGGCACCGCCGGGGCCATGGTCCTGCTGGAGACCACGGCGGGCCAGGGGACCAACCTCGGTTCCACCTTCGAGGAGCTGGCGGCGATCATCGATGCCTCGGCCCACCCGGACCGGCTCGGCGTGTGCTACGACACCTGCCACACCTTTGCCGCGGGCTACGACATCCGCACCCCGGAAGCCTACGCTGCCACCTTCGACGCCTTTGACCGGATCATCGGGATCGACCGCCTCAAATTCTTCCACCTCAACGACACCAAGAACGAATTCGGCTCCCACAAGGACCGCCACGAGCACATCGGCCGGGGAGAGATCGGCGAGGCGGGCTTCGCCAACATCGTGCGCGACCCCAGGTTCCGGGACATCCCCATGACCCTGGAGACCCCCAAGGACGACGATCTCCAGGACGACGTCCGCAACCTGACCCTGTTGCGCAGCCTGGCGAAATAG
- a CDS encoding substrate-binding periplasmic protein gives MPIAPGPRSMGNSALTRLLTPTLIIAALLGVFLLCCPGARAERVRLTVGVESLDYPPYGSYRNGDYEGFARDLLDSFAAEAGVELVFVPLPVKRLYQEFLETRTLDFKFPDAEEWHPSKRAGLNVLYSDPVCTYTDGILVRPDRLGRGVEGIGVLGIIAGFKPWLLKPRLSPKKLTVSENASISGLLGKALRGRVDAIYVNQEAAQHLLDEMGMHGGLVLDPDLPHTTGDYRLSTIKHPAVMCRFNDFLRSRTPLIDSLKRKHGLPVR, from the coding sequence ATGCCCATTGCTCCCGGTCCGCGCTCCATGGGAAACAGCGCACTCACCCGGCTCCTGACGCCGACCCTGATCATCGCCGCCTTGCTCGGAGTATTCCTGCTCTGCTGTCCCGGAGCCCGCGCCGAACGGGTGCGCCTGACCGTGGGGGTGGAGTCCCTGGACTACCCGCCCTATGGTTCCTACCGCAACGGCGACTACGAGGGGTTCGCCCGCGACCTGCTCGACTCCTTCGCCGCCGAGGCCGGCGTGGAGCTGGTCTTCGTGCCCCTGCCGGTCAAGCGGCTCTATCAGGAGTTTCTGGAGACCCGGACCCTGGATTTCAAGTTCCCCGACGCCGAGGAGTGGCACCCCAGCAAGCGCGCCGGGCTGAACGTCCTCTATTCCGACCCCGTCTGCACGTACACGGACGGCATCCTGGTCAGGCCGGACAGGCTGGGCCGGGGTGTGGAGGGAATCGGCGTCCTGGGGATCATCGCGGGCTTCAAGCCGTGGCTGCTCAAGCCCAGGCTCAGCCCGAAGAAGCTGACCGTGTCGGAAAACGCGTCCATTTCAGGACTGCTCGGCAAGGCGCTGCGGGGCCGGGTGGACGCCATCTACGTCAACCAGGAAGCGGCCCAGCACCTGCTGGACGAGATGGGCATGCACGGGGGATTGGTCCTGGACCCGGACCTGCCCCACACCACCGGCGACTACCGGCTTTCCACCATCAAGCATCCGGCCGTGATGTGCCGGTTCAACGACTTCCTGCGGTCCCGCACGCCCCTGATCGACTCCCTCAAGCGGAAGCACGGCCTGCCGGTCCGCTAG
- a CDS encoding PA2779 family protein — MFNKFSKLVCLLVVASLLSLNVATAQAGLISTEASIAASRAVENRALIKAQLEREDVRQVLAGQGLTAAEVDQRIDALSDAEVARIADHMGEMPAGGGAFGIIIGAALFVFIVLLITDMAGATDVFPFVKKAN; from the coding sequence ATGTTCAACAAGTTCAGTAAACTCGTCTGCCTGCTCGTGGTGGCTTCCCTGTTGTCCCTGAACGTGGCCACGGCCCAGGCCGGGCTGATCTCCACCGAGGCGTCCATCGCCGCCAGCCGCGCCGTGGAGAACCGCGCCCTGATCAAGGCGCAGCTCGAACGCGAGGACGTGCGCCAGGTCCTGGCCGGACAGGGACTGACCGCCGCCGAGGTCGACCAGCGCATCGACGCGCTGTCCGACGCCGAAGTGGCGCGGATCGCCGACCACATGGGCGAGATGCCCGCGGGCGGCGGCGCGTTCGGCATCATCATCGGTGCGGCGCTGTTCGTCTTCATCGTGCTGCTCATCACCGACATGGCCGGGGCCACGGACGTTTTCCCATTCGTGAAGAAGGCCAACTAA
- a CDS encoding HAD family hydrolase, with the protein MRKLDAIIFDFDGTLADVPLDFDFMKTKIAALGEVFMDERPVPDGTPALEWLERLAAEVMERDRAEGMEFLSRGRLVIAAMELDAARDGCLFEFTRPMLDELAGLGVAAGVITRNISAAVRRVFPDIDEHLKVFIPREDTNRLKPDPDHLLRALARIGVSPDRALMVGDHPMDVQTGKNAGTLSAGVTTGRIDADGFAPLSPDFVATDAGALVSELRRAGLI; encoded by the coding sequence TTGCGCAAGCTCGACGCGATCATTTTCGATTTTGACGGGACCCTGGCCGACGTGCCCCTGGATTTCGACTTCATGAAGACCAAGATCGCCGCCCTGGGCGAGGTGTTCATGGACGAGCGCCCGGTGCCGGACGGGACCCCGGCCCTGGAGTGGCTGGAGCGGCTGGCCGCCGAGGTCATGGAGCGCGACCGCGCCGAGGGCATGGAATTTTTGTCGCGCGGGCGGCTGGTCATCGCGGCCATGGAGCTGGACGCGGCCCGCGACGGCTGCCTGTTCGAGTTCACCCGGCCCATGCTCGACGAGCTGGCCGGGCTGGGCGTGGCCGCCGGTGTCATCACCCGGAACATCTCCGCAGCCGTCCGGCGCGTGTTCCCGGATATCGACGAGCACCTCAAGGTGTTCATCCCCCGCGAGGACACCAATCGGCTCAAGCCGGACCCCGACCATCTGCTCCGAGCCCTTGCGCGCATCGGGGTCTCCCCGGACCGCGCCCTCATGGTCGGCGACCACCCCATGGACGTGCAGACCGGCAAGAACGCCGGGACCCTGTCCGCCGGGGTGACCACTGGGCGCATCGACGCCGACGGCTTCGCCCCGCTGTCGCCGGACTTCGTGGCCACCGACGCCGGCGCACTGGTCTCGGAACTCAGGCGCGCCGGGCTCATCTAG